A genome region from Leguminivora glycinivorella isolate SPB_JAAS2020 chromosome 13, LegGlyc_1.1, whole genome shotgun sequence includes the following:
- the LOC125232983 gene encoding uncharacterized protein LOC125232983, with the protein MGVYADEMIQITRQHMQAQVTDATKSFNEGTVAIPKGDVPACMQELSRAAANLGYELDLTLTNARRFNEQACEQLSTCTTHARRASDDATAKLKEQLYQCVYA; encoded by the exons ATGGGCGTTTACGCTGATGAGATGATCCAAATCACTAGACAGCATATGCAGGCCCAGGTTACTGATGCAACCAAGTCGTTTAATGAAGGGACCGTGGCTATACCAAA AGGTGACGTCCCAGCCTGCATGCAAGAGCTGTCCCGTGCAGCAGCCAACCTTGGGTACGAGTTGGATCTCACCCTGACGAACGCTCGTCGCTTCAATGAGCAAGCGTGCGAACAGCTTTCCACTTGTACTACGCATGCGCGCCGCGCGTCCGATGACGCGACTGCTAAATTGAAAGAACAACTGTACCAGTGTGTGTACGCCTAA